A DNA window from Streptomyces canus contains the following coding sequences:
- a CDS encoding transposase domain-containing protein, producing MRVHFALPSAMMAITRSVTVAAGRFAPGHLGELTAVVPFELVDAVLAETRTVQRRLRDLPSRVGMYFLLAMCLFPEVGYRLVWDKLTGGLAGMPVASPSAKALRDLRRRLGAAPVQALFEVLAGPLAHPTTPGVRFSSYRTVSFDGCSSLRVPDSPRNRAWLGRTAHHGYPTLELMTLVETGTRALIGAVFGPTDEGETAYARRLLHLLGPDMLVLWDKGFDANDFLRRHPARTLIGLYQERWGATRSRTRLSELPDRRIDLMSTA from the coding sequence TTGCGGGTTCATTTTGCCCTGCCGTCCGCGATGATGGCCATCACCCGTTCGGTGACCGTGGCGGCGGGTCGGTTCGCGCCTGGCCATCTGGGAGAGCTGACCGCTGTGGTGCCGTTCGAGCTGGTGGATGCGGTGCTGGCGGAGACGCGGACGGTGCAACGGCGGCTGCGTGATCTGCCGTCCCGAGTCGGGATGTACTTCCTGCTCGCGATGTGCCTGTTCCCCGAGGTCGGATACCGGCTGGTGTGGGACAAGCTCACCGGCGGCCTGGCCGGGATGCCGGTGGCCTCGCCGAGTGCGAAGGCCCTGCGGGACCTGCGCCGAAGGCTGGGGGCTGCGCCGGTGCAGGCCCTGTTTGAGGTGCTCGCCGGGCCCCTGGCCCACCCGACGACGCCAGGGGTGCGCTTCAGCTCCTATCGGACGGTGTCTTTCGATGGCTGCAGTTCGCTGCGGGTACCCGATTCACCTCGTAACCGGGCCTGGCTCGGGCGGACGGCCCATCACGGCTATCCCACGCTGGAGCTGATGACGCTCGTCGAGACCGGGACAAGAGCGTTGATCGGCGCGGTGTTCGGCCCTACCGACGAGGGTGAGACTGCCTATGCCCGCCGGCTGTTGCACCTGCTCGGGCCGGACATGCTGGTGCTGTGGGACAAGGGCTTCGACGCCAACGACTTCCTACGCCGGCACCCGGCCAGGACGCTGATCGGCCTCTACCAGGAACGCTGGGGTGCGACA
- a CDS encoding HNH endonuclease, giving the protein MVLDNDSKHDRRGRRSINGQIGLKVPADVVHAKCRPYLHHGRPARIAGRMVDSDFSIIAQYQAEFRGITEYYQLAFNRHRFRRLKYAMEMSLTKTLAQKHRTTVPKVYRRYRAVLQTDLGPRKGLRVTVERGDGRPPLVAEWGGISLKGRAKVTRLDDQPRRVWNGDRTELLQRLLADVCELCGSRTDVEVHHIRHLKDLNVKGRPKRSTWARTMAARRRKTLVVCRRCHEDIHAGRPTGNSSRRTALESRVR; this is encoded by the coding sequence GTGGTCCTGGACAACGACAGCAAGCACGACCGGCGCGGTCGCCGCAGCATCAACGGGCAGATCGGGCTGAAGGTGCCGGCCGACGTCGTCCACGCCAAGTGCAGGCCTTACCTCCACCACGGCCGACCGGCCAGGATTGCCGGACGCATGGTCGACAGCGACTTTTCGATCATCGCCCAGTACCAGGCCGAGTTCCGTGGCATCACGGAGTACTACCAACTGGCCTTCAACCGCCACCGCTTCCGACGACTGAAGTACGCCATGGAGATGTCGCTGACCAAGACGCTGGCGCAGAAACACCGCACCACCGTCCCCAAGGTCTATCGACGCTACCGCGCCGTACTCCAAACCGACCTCGGCCCCCGCAAGGGGCTGCGGGTCACCGTCGAACGCGGCGACGGCCGCCCGCCGTTGGTAGCCGAGTGGGGTGGGATCTCACTGAAGGGAAGGGCCAAGGTCACCCGTCTCGACGACCAGCCTAGAAGGGTCTGGAACGGTGATCGGACGGAGCTGCTGCAACGGCTCCTCGCCGATGTCTGCGAACTCTGCGGTTCGCGGACGGATGTGGAAGTGCACCACATCCGGCACCTGAAGGACCTGAACGTCAAGGGGAGGCCCAAGCGTTCGACATGGGCCAGGACGATGGCCGCGCGCCGTCGCAAGACCCTGGTCGTCTGCCGTCGTTGCCACGAGGACATCCACGCCGGACGTCCTACGGGCAACAGCTCACGAAGAACGGCACTGGAGAGCCGGGTGCGGTGA
- a CDS encoding transposase, giving the protein MSDFRDRLAEGDRADRLLGLALTRIRQAGLLKGRVTQRTDSPHVLSAARELTRLELVTEAVRAVLEEVARDAPEALDELVTAEWAQRYGRPVRLCSQPSHPVARLEQVGNDARELLQRLDARFPGGAPAQAKVLRTILVQHFLVDAKGRFRPRTKRDGRPPSRIQIESPYETEARWTRRGDTRWTGYLVHVTETCDDKRINVITDVATAVSSADSQALPGIHARLRRLRLLPDRHLVDGGYTSVAGMDAAARLHRVTLIGPLPPSTTPQHRANDGFGRENFIIDFDQREVTCPNGQVSGNWQDLLVAEPTKVTVRFDARQCGRCPERAKCTPGPFRSLYFPTRRLHELQTKNRADQQDADWRRLYGRRSGAEGTIEEFAHGHRGRRCRYRGLAKTHVQHVLTALAINVERLILQEPADGSYRPRPPTAFQQYLDARDLPRPLWWRQGK; this is encoded by the coding sequence ATGTCCGACTTCCGCGACCGGCTCGCCGAAGGCGACCGCGCCGACCGGCTACTGGGCCTCGCACTCACCCGGATCCGACAAGCCGGCCTGCTCAAGGGGCGCGTCACGCAGCGCACCGACTCCCCACACGTCCTGTCCGCCGCACGGGAGTTGACCCGCCTGGAGCTGGTGACCGAGGCGGTCCGCGCCGTGCTGGAAGAGGTGGCCCGCGACGCGCCAGAGGCGCTGGATGAGCTGGTCACCGCCGAATGGGCCCAACGCTACGGCCGGCCGGTTCGCCTGTGCTCCCAGCCCAGCCACCCCGTCGCCCGTCTGGAGCAGGTGGGCAACGACGCCCGCGAACTGCTGCAACGCCTTGACGCCCGGTTCCCCGGCGGCGCTCCGGCGCAGGCGAAGGTGCTCCGAACGATCCTGGTGCAGCACTTCCTGGTGGATGCCAAGGGGCGGTTCAGGCCGCGCACGAAGCGCGACGGCCGGCCGCCCTCCCGGATTCAGATCGAGTCGCCGTATGAGACCGAGGCACGCTGGACGCGCCGCGGCGACACCCGCTGGACCGGCTACCTCGTGCACGTGACCGAGACCTGCGACGACAAGCGGATCAACGTCATCACCGACGTGGCCACCGCCGTCTCCAGCGCGGACAGCCAGGCGCTGCCCGGCATCCACGCCCGCCTCAGGCGGCTGCGCCTGCTGCCGGACCGGCACCTGGTCGACGGCGGCTACACCTCCGTGGCCGGCATGGACGCCGCCGCCCGCCTGCACCGCGTCACTCTGATCGGTCCGCTTCCGCCCAGCACCACCCCGCAGCACCGGGCCAACGACGGATTCGGCCGGGAGAACTTCATCATCGACTTCGACCAGCGCGAGGTAACCTGCCCCAACGGGCAGGTCAGCGGCAACTGGCAGGACCTGCTGGTGGCCGAGCCGACCAAGGTCACAGTCCGGTTCGACGCCCGCCAGTGCGGCCGCTGCCCCGAGCGGGCCAAGTGCACTCCAGGCCCGTTTCGCAGCCTGTACTTTCCCACCCGCCGCCTGCACGAACTCCAAACCAAGAACCGCGCCGACCAGCAGGACGCGGACTGGCGCCGACTCTACGGGCGACGCTCGGGGGCCGAGGGCACCATCGAGGAGTTCGCGCACGGCCACCGCGGACGCCGGTGCCGCTACCGCGGCCTGGCCAAGACCCACGTCCAGCACGTCCTGACCGCACTCGCGATCAACGTCGAGCGGCTGATCCTCCAAGAACCCGCCGACGGCTCGTACCGGCCCCGCCCTCCCACAGCATTCCAGCAGTACCTCGACGCACGCGACTTACCCCGGCCACTGTGGTGGCGCCAAGGGAAGTGA
- a CDS encoding YeeE/YedE family protein, which translates to MSTYWPWWAGAVGLALVTINHTLIGDRSLGVSAAWDRVLHWRRERRLERMDEEFTDDRALAEALAAATAEHFGTGTGTGASTVPQQIPYGNSQPLEAEAESAVSERPAATSLRPAPLVTEAALLMSIFLGGLIAAVTSGRFHLRYDMGPVFRNLVTADSTTMIVVLFLGGVLVGFGTRLAGGCSSGHGLSGCGRLSPVSIVATAVFFGTAVAVSFLLWKVI; encoded by the coding sequence ATGAGTACCTACTGGCCTTGGTGGGCGGGCGCTGTCGGGCTCGCTCTGGTCACCATCAACCACACGCTCATCGGTGACCGGTCTCTCGGGGTGTCGGCAGCGTGGGATCGCGTGCTGCACTGGCGTCGCGAACGCCGGCTGGAGCGGATGGACGAGGAGTTCACCGACGATCGGGCTCTCGCCGAGGCGCTTGCCGCGGCCACAGCGGAGCACTTCGGCACCGGCACCGGCACCGGCGCGTCCACCGTGCCGCAGCAGATTCCGTACGGGAACTCGCAGCCACTCGAAGCAGAGGCCGAATCGGCAGTGAGTGAGCGCCCGGCAGCCACGAGCCTGCGCCCGGCCCCGCTGGTCACTGAGGCCGCCCTGCTGATGTCGATCTTCCTCGGGGGGCTCATCGCCGCGGTCACCTCCGGGCGGTTCCACCTCCGCTACGATATGGGCCCGGTTTTTCGGAACCTGGTCACCGCCGACTCGACCACCATGATCGTTGTGCTGTTCCTGGGAGGTGTGCTGGTCGGCTTCGGCACTCGGCTGGCCGGTGGGTGCAGCTCCGGCCACGGACTCAGCGGCTGCGGCCGGCTGAGCCCGGTCAGCATCGTCGCGACCGCCGTGTTCTTCGGCACCGCCGTCGCGGTGTCGTTCCTCCTGTGGAAGGTGATCTGA
- a CDS encoding YeeE/YedE thiosulfate transporter family protein: protein MRTRGAILLANIITGLAFGYTVTNIGFGDYAELNRMFTFQDLRMFLSFAGAVVIIVCAFALLRVRRTPGRIHAGVIPGAVLFGTGWALSGGCPAIPIIQVASGYLPALITIAGVIVGIRLCRWANARYFHLDRGSCGL from the coding sequence ATGCGCACCCGGGGCGCGATTCTGCTGGCCAACATCATCACCGGACTGGCCTTCGGTTACACCGTCACCAACATCGGCTTCGGCGACTACGCCGAGCTGAACCGCATGTTCACATTCCAGGACCTGCGCATGTTCCTCTCCTTCGCGGGTGCTGTGGTGATCATCGTGTGCGCGTTCGCTCTGCTGCGGGTCCGCCGCACCCCGGGGCGCATCCACGCCGGCGTGATCCCCGGCGCGGTGTTGTTCGGTACGGGCTGGGCGCTCTCAGGCGGGTGCCCGGCCATCCCGATAATCCAGGTCGCCAGCGGATACCTGCCCGCCCTGATCACCATCGCCGGCGTCATCGTCGGTATCCGGTTGTGCCGCTGGGCCAACGCCCGGTACTTCCACCTCGACCGCGGCTCCTGCGGGCTGTGA
- a CDS encoding S8 family serine peptidase, translating to MRRPRLRYALLAVATLLSASTGVIAPAAEAGVASTDAVRLPVMPSQLAASAACTGGSATVVKAMPWEQQSLQLTRTRQFSTGAGVTVAVVDTGVSIKAPALTGRVTAVGGADEDCVGHGTFVAGLIAAAPVDGVGFSGAAGQAHIVAVRGTDQRGTATDNTVANGIRAAVDAGAQVIEVSPALTRSSSTLHDAVSYAARHGALIVAAAVPDAPRDGTSSAPPPQDYWPAAEPGVLSVVDVDVQGRRPQAAYTPRHTDLAAPGDGVLGIGPSGRGHFIGSGPSFAAGYAAATAALVRSANPGLSAAETARRLITTAYPADIPRLDPYGALTSVPGAYPSRSAQAEAPRLVRLETDEAGTRATRRALVLTGLGIGLILVITWAAVAAPKGRARRWRPAGGKGSTAG from the coding sequence ATGCGCCGCCCCAGGCTCCGCTACGCGTTGCTGGCTGTTGCTACCCTCCTTTCCGCGTCCACCGGCGTGATCGCGCCGGCAGCCGAGGCCGGTGTGGCGTCCACTGACGCCGTACGACTGCCCGTGATGCCGTCCCAGCTGGCAGCTTCGGCCGCCTGCACCGGCGGCTCCGCCACGGTGGTGAAGGCGATGCCCTGGGAGCAACAGAGTCTGCAGCTGACCAGGACACGACAGTTCAGTACCGGCGCCGGCGTGACGGTGGCCGTCGTCGACACCGGGGTCTCGATCAAGGCCCCCGCCCTGACGGGCCGCGTCACCGCGGTGGGCGGGGCCGACGAGGACTGCGTGGGTCACGGAACATTCGTGGCCGGGCTGATCGCCGCAGCCCCCGTGGACGGCGTCGGCTTTTCCGGAGCGGCCGGGCAAGCGCACATCGTGGCCGTGCGGGGCACGGACCAGAGAGGGACAGCGACCGACAACACGGTCGCGAACGGAATCCGGGCGGCCGTGGACGCCGGGGCCCAGGTCATCGAAGTGTCCCCGGCTCTGACGCGGAGTTCCTCCACGCTCCACGACGCGGTCTCCTACGCCGCCCGCCACGGCGCCCTGATCGTGGCCGCCGCGGTGCCCGACGCACCCCGCGACGGCACCTCCTCCGCCCCTCCGCCCCAGGACTACTGGCCGGCGGCCGAACCCGGGGTCCTGTCCGTGGTCGACGTCGACGTGCAGGGCCGGCGCCCGCAGGCCGCGTACACGCCTCGGCATACCGACCTTGCCGCACCGGGTGATGGCGTGCTCGGTATCGGTCCCAGCGGCCGAGGCCACTTCATCGGTTCCGGACCGTCTTTCGCCGCCGGTTACGCCGCCGCGACAGCAGCCCTGGTCCGGTCCGCCAATCCCGGGCTATCCGCAGCCGAGACGGCCCGAAGGCTCATCACGACCGCATATCCCGCGGACATCCCCCGGCTCGACCCGTACGGCGCGCTCACCTCTGTGCCGGGGGCCTACCCCAGCCGGTCGGCGCAGGCTGAAGCTCCCCGGCTCGTGCGTCTGGAGACAGACGAGGCCGGTACCCGCGCGACGCGACGCGCGCTGGTACTGACGGGGCTGGGCATCGGTCTTATCCTGGTGATCACCTGGGCCGCCGTCGCCGCCCCGAAGGGCCGCGCCCGCCGATGGCGCCCGGCCGGGGGCAAAGGATCGACGGCGGGCTGA
- a CDS encoding Mu transposase domain-containing protein: MAPRHSTSGGLGGFGILASCRSSTRFIRYSFVSSPGSRGKKRSSCGAGQGAGGSPPGRNCRRRVLTLPPVDPPRWWRFATRIGRDHYIRVDTCDYSVHPLAIGKKVQVRTDTDEVIVTLAPGGAEVARHPRCWAKQQTITDPVHARAAAILRGDYRHRQASQALSRRQNTAAAADLVEVEQRQLDSYDRMFTLIEGGGQDDEPEESPDAHHDQDRRSGGDPHRPPDHR, translated from the coding sequence ATGGCCCCGAGACACTCAACTTCCGGCGGCCTCGGTGGGTTTGGGATCCTTGCCTCGTGCCGATCGTCCACGCGATTCATCAGGTACTCCTTCGTTTCCTCCCCCGGAAGCCGGGGGAAGAAACGAAGCTCCTGCGGAGCAGGACAAGGAGCCGGGGGTTCGCCGCCGGGGCGAAACTGTCGGCGACGGGTCCTGACGCTGCCGCCGGTCGACCCGCCGCGCTGGTGGCGTTTCGCCACCCGCATCGGCCGCGACCACTACATCCGCGTCGACACCTGTGACTACTCCGTGCACCCCCTGGCCATCGGCAAGAAAGTCCAGGTCCGCACCGACACCGACGAGGTCATCGTGACCCTTGCCCCCGGCGGGGCCGAGGTCGCCCGCCATCCACGCTGCTGGGCCAAGCAGCAGACCATCACCGACCCGGTCCACGCCCGCGCCGCCGCCATCCTGCGCGGCGACTACCGCCACCGCCAAGCCTCCCAGGCCCTGTCCCGTCGGCAGAACACCGCCGCCGCGGCCGACCTAGTCGAGGTCGAACAACGCCAACTCGACTCCTACGACCGCATGTTCACCCTCATCGAGGGCGGCGGCCAAGACGACGAGCCTGAGGAGTCTCCTGATGCCCACCACGACCAAGACCGCCGCTCCGGCGGGGACCCGCACCGGCCGCCAGACCACCGCTGA
- a CDS encoding ATP-binding protein, with the protein MPTTTKTAAPAGTRTGRQTTADLSFLARAMKAPALLDAAERLAERALKETWTHTEFLVACLQREVSARESHGGEARIRTARFPAIKTIEELDVTHLCGITRQQLAHLGTLDFIAAKENAVFLGPAVINGFSF; encoded by the coding sequence ATGCCCACCACGACCAAGACCGCCGCTCCGGCGGGGACCCGCACCGGCCGCCAGACCACCGCTGACCTGTCCTTCCTGGCCCGGGCGATGAAGGCCCCGGCCCTCCTGGACGCCGCGGAACGCCTGGCCGAACGCGCCCTGAAGGAGACCTGGACACACACCGAGTTCCTCGTCGCCTGTCTCCAGCGGGAGGTCTCCGCCCGCGAGTCCCACGGCGGCGAGGCCCGCATCCGCACCGCCCGCTTCCCGGCGATCAAGACGATCGAGGAACTCGACGTCACCCATCTGTGCGGCATAACGCGCCAACAGCTCGCGCATCTGGGCACGTTGGACTTCATCGCCGCGAAGGAGAACGCCGTTTTTCTGGGACCTGCAGTTATCAACGGTTTCAGCTTTTGA
- a CDS encoding DUF6262 family protein, translating into MTDARTKRTQTLTAAAKAKSQAKTKAAEQAIRALIKRGEPITFQGVQREADVSHAFLYNHPDLRGRIERLRSQARPVPAPAAPADAESTLVLALTSQITRLKKQHREEVQALRDALEQAHGENLDLRRELARRGLPQAAIAETK; encoded by the coding sequence ATGACCGACGCCCGCACCAAACGCACCCAGACCCTCACCGCCGCCGCGAAGGCGAAGTCGCAAGCCAAGACGAAGGCCGCCGAGCAGGCGATCCGCGCGCTCATCAAGCGCGGCGAGCCGATCACCTTCCAGGGCGTTCAGCGCGAGGCCGACGTCTCGCATGCCTTCCTCTATAACCACCCCGACCTGCGAGGACGCATTGAACGCCTGCGGTCCCAAGCCCGCCCGGTTCCTGCACCGGCCGCCCCCGCCGACGCGGAAAGCACCCTCGTTCTCGCTCTGACAAGCCAGATCACGCGCCTGAAGAAGCAACACCGAGAAGAAGTACAGGCCCTGCGGGACGCGCTGGAGCAGGCCCACGGCGAGAACCTCGACCTACGACGCGAACTCGCCCGCCGCGGCCTGCCACAGGCGGCCATCGCCGAAACGAAGTAG
- a CDS encoding tyrosine-type recombinase/integrase, which produces MAGEHRHLHKVGDQDPFWQLWLKLPEPWKEPVIGDGIEDWERITENGDRRIDLRDLPDLISAELAWMAHWQAQDGTRSAVLGTNQFANILRRALRENHAFPSSIRTMDWETAGALQRWFYATRWGRLPPHGSIARLRVIFRFSRLALLARCSGEPWWTLDEWQPRCDPRIPLAEHEPQAHYGCSPSKISHEWLREAVKWWLGTQLEAGVLRWSTVSQERMRCLVRFDRWLSTFADPLDVLGDPAHAVQTAAAFRRWDADPANRLLRENEQRHAQRPVAARQLNDDLRAVAELFAFVAANPAEARQVLGAHPWSRATDAHAAGWFRQVSRIPHQRDLNDEHYVDDHALAQIPAALPLLRLVRDEHMLVTRGDGQQTTARGFDDPQAMRMILLQILTGRRASEIRTCLFDCLSPVRDRALDAVEDEEITRFHYAQSKIDIAPDNILVDLEVVAVIEEQRKWVRDHFPGVTPRHLFIQRTGNRQGDKPYPSGTYSWMLREFSKIVKITDSKGKAVGLSHTHRFRHTKLTRLAELSLPVHVLMRYAGHATPSMSMHYVAARQEHAEQAFLATAKLRADGTHVVFSRNDHDSLHLFNRADRFLPHGWCMLPPMQSCDKGNACLTCSVFVTDSSHEAALKRQLTETTALIDRSTTAFQERHGRPMPEDNVWLLQRRAEHAALDKLLDTIGSQPGRAVQGAGCGIAPAGPVPISLDLDRHRRTRP; this is translated from the coding sequence ATGGCCGGTGAACATCGGCATCTGCACAAGGTCGGTGACCAGGACCCGTTCTGGCAGCTGTGGTTGAAACTGCCCGAGCCCTGGAAGGAGCCGGTCATCGGCGACGGCATCGAGGACTGGGAAAGGATCACCGAGAACGGCGACCGACGCATCGACCTGCGGGACCTGCCCGACCTGATCTCCGCCGAACTGGCCTGGATGGCGCACTGGCAGGCTCAGGACGGGACCCGCTCGGCGGTGCTGGGCACCAACCAGTTCGCCAACATCCTTCGCCGGGCTCTTCGCGAGAACCACGCTTTCCCGTCCTCGATCCGCACGATGGACTGGGAGACGGCCGGCGCTCTGCAGCGGTGGTTCTATGCCACCCGCTGGGGCCGGCTCCCGCCGCACGGCAGCATCGCCCGGCTGCGGGTGATCTTCCGATTCTCGCGCCTGGCCCTGCTCGCCCGATGCTCTGGCGAGCCGTGGTGGACGCTGGACGAGTGGCAGCCCCGATGCGACCCGCGCATCCCGCTGGCGGAGCACGAACCCCAGGCCCACTACGGCTGTTCACCCTCCAAGATCAGCCACGAGTGGCTGCGGGAGGCCGTGAAATGGTGGCTCGGCACCCAGCTGGAAGCAGGTGTCCTGCGCTGGTCCACGGTGAGCCAGGAGAGAATGCGCTGCCTGGTCCGCTTCGACCGGTGGCTGTCGACCTTCGCCGATCCGCTGGACGTCCTGGGCGATCCCGCCCACGCGGTCCAGACGGCCGCCGCCTTCCGCCGCTGGGATGCCGACCCCGCCAACCGCCTCCTGCGCGAGAACGAGCAACGGCATGCCCAGCGTCCCGTTGCCGCCCGTCAGCTCAACGATGACCTGCGGGCCGTCGCCGAGCTGTTCGCGTTCGTCGCGGCCAATCCCGCCGAGGCCCGCCAGGTCCTCGGCGCCCACCCGTGGTCGAGGGCCACGGACGCGCACGCGGCCGGGTGGTTCCGTCAGGTCTCCCGCATTCCGCACCAGCGGGACCTCAACGACGAGCACTACGTCGACGACCACGCGCTCGCCCAGATTCCCGCGGCCCTGCCCTTGCTCAGGCTTGTCCGCGACGAGCACATGCTGGTCACTCGGGGCGACGGACAGCAGACGACGGCTCGCGGTTTCGACGACCCACAGGCCATGCGCATGATCCTGCTGCAGATCCTCACCGGTCGGCGGGCCAGCGAGATTCGCACCTGCCTGTTCGACTGCCTCTCCCCGGTCCGCGACCGGGCCCTCGACGCGGTCGAGGACGAGGAGATCACCCGGTTCCACTACGCACAGAGCAAGATCGATATCGCGCCGGACAACATCCTCGTCGATCTCGAGGTCGTCGCGGTCATCGAGGAACAGCGGAAGTGGGTCCGTGACCACTTCCCCGGCGTCACCCCGCGTCACCTGTTCATACAGAGGACCGGCAACCGCCAGGGCGACAAGCCCTACCCGTCGGGCACCTACAGCTGGATGCTCCGCGAGTTCAGCAAGATCGTGAAGATCACCGACAGCAAGGGCAAGGCCGTCGGCCTGAGTCACACCCACCGCTTCCGTCACACCAAGCTGACCCGGCTCGCCGAACTCAGCCTGCCCGTCCATGTGTTGATGCGCTATGCCGGGCACGCCACCCCGTCGATGTCGATGCACTACGTCGCGGCCCGCCAGGAACACGCCGAGCAGGCGTTCCTGGCCACCGCCAAACTCAGAGCGGACGGCACCCACGTCGTCTTCTCCCGCAACGACCACGACAGCCTCCACCTGTTCAACCGCGCCGACCGGTTCCTGCCCCATGGCTGGTGCATGCTGCCGCCGATGCAGTCCTGCGACAAAGGAAACGCCTGCCTTACCTGCTCAGTCTTCGTGACCGACTCATCCCACGAGGCGGCGCTGAAACGGCAGTTGACCGAGACCACCGCACTGATCGACCGCTCCACCACCGCCTTCCAGGAACGACACGGCCGCCCGATGCCCGAGGACAACGTCTGGCTCCTGCAACGGCGAGCCGAGCACGCCGCCCTCGACAAGCTGCTGGACACCATCGGCTCGCAGCCTGGCCGGGCGGTCCAGGGCGCCGGCTGCGGCATCGCCCCCGCCGGCCCCGTCCCGATCAGTCTCGATCTCGACCGTCACCGAAGGACTCGGCCATGA
- a CDS encoding tyrosine-type recombinase/integrase, which translates to MPETSLGEWTGNLRDRLLFALLAETGMRLGEALGLRIGDFVMGRGSTPYIEIVPREDNENGARVKMMRPRRVYVGTDLEKLFADYLTHLACRAAELGEEIGTHSPLLVNLTRPPLLAALREGTVRDKTAALRKKKIGPDSWTPHWFRHSHATALLLAGTPEWVVSRRLGHAHVQTTIDLYGSGRTRPCGPRRTGSHTSPPGR; encoded by the coding sequence ATGCCGGAGACCTCGCTCGGCGAGTGGACCGGGAACCTCCGCGACCGGTTGCTGTTCGCCCTGCTCGCGGAGACCGGGATGAGGCTGGGCGAGGCCTTGGGCCTGCGGATCGGTGACTTCGTCATGGGCCGCGGCAGCACCCCCTATATCGAGATCGTCCCGCGAGAGGACAACGAGAACGGGGCGAGGGTGAAGATGATGCGCCCCCGCCGGGTCTATGTCGGCACCGACCTGGAGAAGCTGTTCGCCGACTACCTGACCCATCTCGCCTGCCGTGCCGCCGAGTTGGGTGAGGAGATTGGTACGCACTCGCCGCTGCTGGTGAACCTGACCCGGCCGCCCCTGCTGGCCGCACTGCGGGAAGGAACGGTGCGGGACAAGACCGCCGCCCTCCGCAAGAAGAAGATCGGCCCCGACTCGTGGACGCCGCACTGGTTCCGCCACAGCCACGCGACCGCGCTGTTGCTGGCCGGAACGCCGGAGTGGGTGGTCTCGCGCCGCCTTGGGCACGCACACGTCCAGACCACGATCGACCTCTATGGGTCCGGGAGGACGAGGCCCTGCGGGCCGCGGCGAACTGGAAGTCATACATCTCCTCCTGGCAGGTGA
- a CDS encoding site-specific integrase, with translation MIDEKYRTVAPVEDWLEAHRPCWSPNTVRGYATSLAQWWTFLEQRDETAKWGDLGVPAVAGFLSWLRNGRTVEHALVEPEQAPAPETLEARLAALISFYRWQEAVFSVPVAGRLMRGAPRRAPARGLLAHLDARTAPGPSSLVRVRRQRHRGRPPLLLPTRASWTAARCRRPRSASGPGTSATGCCSPCSRRPG, from the coding sequence GTGATCGATGAGAAGTACCGGACGGTTGCGCCGGTCGAGGACTGGCTGGAGGCCCACCGTCCGTGCTGGTCGCCGAACACGGTCCGCGGCTATGCGACCTCGCTTGCTCAGTGGTGGACGTTCCTGGAACAGCGTGACGAGACGGCGAAGTGGGGCGATCTCGGGGTGCCGGCGGTGGCCGGGTTCCTGTCCTGGCTGCGTAACGGCCGCACCGTTGAGCACGCCCTGGTCGAGCCCGAACAAGCGCCCGCGCCGGAGACGTTGGAGGCGAGGCTGGCCGCGTTGATCTCCTTCTACCGCTGGCAGGAGGCGGTCTTCTCGGTGCCGGTCGCGGGTCGTCTGATGCGCGGGGCACCACGCCGGGCCCCAGCCCGCGGACTGCTCGCGCACCTGGACGCCCGCACCGCGCCGGGCCCGTCCTCGCTGGTGAGGGTCCGCCGCCAGCGGCATCGTGGGCGGCCGCCTCTGCTGTTGCCGACCAGGGCATCCTGGACGGCTGCGCGATGCCGGAGACCTCGCTCGGCGAGTGGACCGGGAACCTCCGCGACCGGTTGCTGTTCGCCCTGCTCGCGGAGACCGGGATGA
- a CDS encoding ATP-binding protein: MITPGTGKTHLAIGLAVRACQAGHRVAFATASEWVDRLAAAHHGGHLQAELTKLSRGLHDVQALLDLPMEVAQPQVAGHEDGLLRTADLQHRRMGRAGTLQVKRRMIASVDAFRIRPRWRT; this comes from the coding sequence TTGATAACTCCGGGGACCGGGAAGACACACCTGGCGATCGGGCTCGCGGTCCGCGCCTGCCAGGCCGGCCACCGGGTCGCGTTCGCCACCGCCTCCGAGTGGGTCGACCGCCTGGCCGCCGCCCACCATGGCGGACACCTCCAGGCCGAGCTCACCAAACTGTCCCGAGGACTCCATGACGTTCAGGCCCTCCTCGATCTCCCGATGGAGGTCGCGCAGCCGCAGGTAGCGGGCCATGAAGATGGTCTTCTACGCACGGCCGACCTCCAGCATCGCCGCATGGGTCGGGCGGGAACGTTGCAGGTGAAGCGGCGCATGATCGCCTCGGTGGACGCGTTCCGGATCCGGCCGCGGTGGCGTACTTAA